One segment of Akkermansiaceae bacterium DNA contains the following:
- a CDS encoding PD40 domain-containing protein: MRICPRRVKTGVSFKGLLRWFESPPSLPLWCLLFVFPVQGGAADAAADREMLAKIDAPLLFLKRHSYSGIHIYDTFYKWPPGGGGIYIIDDTRPDPKEWKERCIIGEGSGHFPGKGVYTHPEVSWDARKVLFCYKDKPGGNTCIYEIGIDGKGLRKVSDPGDTAASFKGTNHRGGAHDISPAYLPDGRIVFLSTRAAGLVPCNNSGVTLLHVMNADGSDIHSISVNSENEFDPNVLPDGRIIFGRWEYIDKNALTVQSLWTVHPDGSNETALFANNMTFPEACLDPRPVPGTGLIAISQTKHNASPRGTVSYIDPSKGKNNPEAIFNFTTPGKPTHDLGNDCEPYPLDLDTLLFSGRPAGHKRNVIEIKNRQGKAITLRSSPDICLHAPMLVKVRQKPPVLPEQADRTKKTGTFFVQNVYEGLDGVPKGEAKWLRVVEESSRVSPSPLSKNPYNQTFLVSGALAFAAKIYHGMVPINEDGSIYFEAPSGRLLYFQVLDKDKRLIRSMRTFIQATPGTVRSCIGCHEDKNNTPMPQPRAFSSLQGKPKELKLESWGGGYMDYPRLIQPVWDRHCIDCHGGEKDFAGRLDLTGGWTTHFNISYENLVDRRETQLVAHYISGIDSMNGTAHYSNQLFAPRSHGSATAPLAKVIMNDHHGVKLSEQERDLVMAWIDSNGIYYGNWDYTEHGYTADAVDETYVRLGKVMKEANCTSCHDGSVTHDWVNLQRPELSRILRAPLAKGAGGFGMEICRDHPMDPKRKRITLLRSGGYQHAVKPLGFFPAQKMPAIEAGGKPKASFATPADPQYRKFLAIIEAGRNKTLAEPRIDMPGAIVIAGEDRILVEPDLPAQAPAISAEYKMPGQLHLSWQRTPGNIGLVAELHRSDQENFTPGDGTLLTRTLTDHFIDLQPRAATPYYALVLKNKNGDRSAASFVDVQNIHPALLVAGNGIGALKIKNGKVTRVYQTPGPCMDAWQLSDGCILASGKSGVRKYDASGHVLFEYLVENKKSEIYACMPLPHGGILISESAPARLIELDAQGARSKVIPVPDIAIKHPHQQMRGVRKNTAGEYLIVSAFEKRLIVLNPDGSRKKIIDLSKVLAADDLKCLHSVVPLDDHCLLIGTSYSGSFVMLDGDDQVIWSLHPHEVPGLGIKYASGAQRLPNGNLICTSYNSDYPIFEITPDKQIVWKIKADRAFGQPLHVQAVGLTGNAAHFELSK; encoded by the coding sequence ATGAGAATCTGTCCACGCAGGGTCAAAACAGGAGTTTCGTTCAAAGGTTTGTTAAGATGGTTTGAGTCGCCGCCCAGTCTCCCGCTATGGTGTTTGTTGTTTGTTTTTCCGGTGCAAGGTGGGGCTGCTGATGCCGCTGCCGACCGTGAGATGTTAGCTAAAATTGATGCGCCGCTGCTTTTTCTGAAACGTCATTCCTACAGTGGAATACACATCTATGACACCTTCTACAAGTGGCCTCCCGGTGGTGGTGGTATTTACATCATCGATGATACACGGCCCGATCCTAAAGAGTGGAAAGAACGCTGCATCATCGGCGAGGGCAGCGGCCATTTTCCAGGTAAAGGCGTCTATACCCACCCCGAGGTTTCATGGGACGCCCGGAAAGTATTGTTTTGTTACAAGGACAAACCGGGGGGCAATACCTGCATTTATGAAATTGGTATTGATGGCAAAGGGTTGAGAAAAGTTTCAGACCCTGGTGATACGGCAGCTTCCTTTAAAGGCACCAACCATCGGGGTGGAGCACATGATATCTCGCCTGCCTATCTGCCGGATGGGAGGATTGTTTTTCTGTCGACGCGAGCAGCGGGTCTGGTTCCATGTAACAACTCCGGGGTGACGCTTCTGCACGTGATGAATGCCGACGGCAGTGACATCCACAGTATATCGGTGAACTCTGAAAACGAGTTTGACCCCAATGTCCTGCCGGATGGTCGCATCATTTTCGGACGCTGGGAGTATATCGATAAAAATGCTCTCACGGTGCAGTCACTATGGACCGTTCATCCCGATGGCAGCAATGAAACAGCATTGTTCGCTAACAACATGACTTTTCCCGAAGCCTGTCTCGATCCCCGACCCGTTCCAGGAACCGGCTTGATCGCGATTTCCCAGACCAAGCACAATGCCTCACCACGTGGCACCGTGTCTTACATCGATCCGTCCAAGGGAAAAAACAATCCGGAAGCGATCTTCAACTTCACCACTCCTGGCAAACCGACGCATGACCTTGGCAACGATTGCGAGCCATACCCGCTCGACCTTGACACGCTGCTGTTCAGTGGTAGGCCTGCGGGGCATAAGCGGAATGTCATCGAAATTAAAAACCGACAGGGAAAGGCGATCACTTTACGTTCATCCCCTGACATTTGTTTGCACGCTCCCATGTTGGTCAAGGTACGCCAAAAGCCGCCCGTTCTTCCTGAGCAAGCAGACCGAACGAAAAAGACAGGCACGTTTTTTGTGCAAAACGTTTATGAAGGCCTGGACGGTGTCCCCAAAGGCGAAGCCAAATGGCTAAGGGTGGTCGAGGAAAGCTCCCGTGTGAGTCCAAGTCCCCTGAGCAAAAACCCATACAACCAAACATTCCTCGTCAGCGGTGCCCTGGCATTCGCAGCCAAGATTTATCACGGTATGGTTCCCATCAACGAGGACGGCTCCATTTATTTTGAGGCGCCATCAGGACGATTGCTCTATTTCCAGGTTCTCGACAAGGATAAGCGACTGATCCGAAGCATGCGGACCTTCATCCAGGCGACTCCTGGAACGGTGCGTTCCTGTATCGGCTGCCATGAGGATAAAAACAACACCCCCATGCCGCAGCCCCGGGCCTTTTCGAGCCTGCAAGGTAAGCCCAAGGAGCTGAAGTTGGAATCATGGGGTGGGGGATACATGGATTATCCTAGGCTGATCCAGCCGGTCTGGGATAGGCATTGTATCGACTGCCATGGCGGTGAAAAAGACTTCGCCGGTCGACTCGATCTCACCGGTGGGTGGACGACCCATTTCAATATAAGCTATGAAAACCTGGTCGACCGGAGAGAGACCCAGCTGGTGGCCCATTACATCTCGGGTATCGATTCGATGAATGGTACCGCGCACTACTCCAACCAGCTTTTTGCTCCGCGTTCCCATGGCTCGGCTACGGCACCCTTGGCCAAGGTGATTATGAATGATCATCATGGCGTCAAGCTGAGCGAACAGGAACGGGATCTCGTCATGGCATGGATCGATAGCAATGGCATCTACTACGGTAACTGGGATTACACGGAACATGGCTACACTGCGGATGCGGTTGACGAGACTTATGTCCGACTGGGCAAGGTGATGAAAGAGGCGAACTGCACGAGTTGCCATGATGGCAGCGTCACGCACGACTGGGTCAATTTACAACGACCGGAACTGAGCCGCATTCTACGTGCTCCACTGGCAAAAGGAGCAGGTGGGTTTGGCATGGAGATCTGTCGTGACCATCCCATGGATCCTAAGCGGAAGCGTATCACACTGTTACGCAGCGGTGGCTATCAACACGCCGTCAAGCCGCTTGGGTTTTTTCCAGCGCAAAAAATGCCAGCCATCGAAGCGGGTGGAAAACCCAAGGCGAGTTTTGCCACCCCCGCAGACCCCCAATACCGGAAGTTTCTGGCCATCATCGAGGCAGGCCGGAATAAAACGCTGGCAGAGCCGCGGATCGACATGCCGGGGGCGATTGTCATTGCCGGTGAAGACCGTATCCTGGTTGAACCGGATCTGCCCGCCCAGGCACCTGCCATCTCCGCTGAATACAAAATGCCGGGGCAGCTTCACCTAAGCTGGCAGAGAACTCCCGGCAACATTGGCTTGGTTGCCGAGCTCCACCGAAGCGACCAGGAGAATTTCACGCCAGGCGATGGCACCCTTCTAACCAGGACGCTGACGGATCATTTTATCGACCTGCAACCACGGGCAGCGACTCCGTATTACGCTCTGGTTCTCAAAAATAAAAATGGCGACAGGTCTGCTGCGTCCTTCGTCGATGTGCAGAACATTCATCCGGCATTGCTGGTGGCGGGCAATGGCATCGGGGCTTTGAAAATCAAAAATGGCAAAGTCACCCGGGTTTACCAGACACCGGGCCCCTGTATGGATGCCTGGCAGCTTAGCGATGGTTGTATCCTGGCGTCAGGTAAATCAGGTGTTAGGAAATACGACGCATCAGGTCACGTGCTTTTTGAATACCTGGTTGAAAACAAGAAGAGCGAGATCTACGCCTGCATGCCCTTGCCCCACGGCGGCATTCTTATCTCCGAAAGCGCCCCGGCCCGTTTGATCGAGCTCGATGCCCAAGGTGCCCGCAGCAAGGTCATCCCCGTGCCGGATATCGCTATCAAACACCCCCACCAACAAATGCGAGGGGTAAGAAAAAATACCGCGGGTGAATACTTGATTGTCTCCGCTTTCGAGAAACGGTTGATCGTCCTTAACCCCGATGGCAGCCGCAAAAAAATCATCGACCTCTCAAAAGTTCTGGCTGCCGATGATTTGAAGTGCCTGCACTCTGTCGTGCCTCTCGATGATCATTGTTTGTTGATTGGCACTTCCTACAGTGGCTCGTTTGTGATGCTTGATGGGGATGACCAGGTTATATGGTCGTTACACCCCCATGAAGTTCCCGGACTCGGGATCAAATACGCATCGGGTGCACAGCGTTTGCCGAATGGAAACCTGATCTGCACTTCATACAACAGTGATTACCCAATTTTTGAGATAACTCCCGACAAGCAAATCGTCTGGAAAATCAAAGCCGACCGGGCATTCGGCCAACCTCTCCATGTGCAAGCCGTCGGACTCACCGGCAACGCTGCCCATTTCGAGCTGAGTAAATAA
- a CDS encoding c-type cytochrome, which yields MRLFDQTLPPLAISLLMVMACMATEPRSPTDLALSADGKTIYVAELTGSSVAAVDTDNLRLVNRIPLEGDITGIAVYGDKILATSSHSRGELLEVDPRTRKITRRTRVGQGARAPVVDTTRKRAYVCNYFMNSVSVVDLETFTETTRVPVLRLPTAADLSTDGRTLYISNLIPDGPSNVKHTAAKISVIDTATAKVTKHIELPNGSNALRSIKLTPDGSQLFVTHTLARFLVPTTQLDRGWVNTSALTIIDTKSASIYATVLLDDISQGAPGSWGVDFSADHQYIYVAHSGTHELSVIDAVALTRKIAAKTDRSELDYDLSIMSDIRKRIPLKGNGPRPILAHQSGVFVAQYYSDDLVHIDLTSGPDAYHSRSVKLTPDMKISEAREGEMLFNDASHCFQQWQSCNTCHPDAARVDGLNWDLLNDGIGNPKNVKSLLFSHFTPPTTITGCRDNAEMSVRAGVTHIQFAQLPEAQLKAMDTYLMMLKPEPSPYLVDGKLSEAAQRGKKLYESGSKGSCSSCHNGPYLTDMKMHNMFNAGPADRTSTWDTPTLREVWRTAPYLHDGRSKTIMDVLTKENHTGVADRLTPQELEDLAEYVLSL from the coding sequence ATGAGATTGTTTGACCAAACTCTCCCGCCCCTCGCCATCAGCCTCCTCATGGTGATGGCGTGTATGGCAACGGAGCCAAGGTCCCCCACTGACCTGGCCTTGTCCGCCGATGGAAAAACGATCTATGTGGCCGAGCTGACAGGCTCCAGTGTCGCTGCTGTTGATACCGACAACTTGAGGCTGGTCAATCGTATTCCCCTCGAAGGGGATATCACGGGTATTGCCGTCTACGGCGATAAAATCCTCGCAACCAGTTCCCACTCCCGTGGCGAACTCCTCGAGGTTGACCCCCGAACCAGAAAAATCACCAGACGGACCAGAGTGGGTCAGGGTGCCCGTGCGCCCGTGGTGGACACCACACGGAAACGCGCCTACGTGTGTAATTACTTCATGAATTCCGTTTCCGTGGTGGACTTGGAAACATTCACCGAGACCACGCGAGTCCCGGTGCTTCGACTCCCCACAGCCGCAGATTTGAGTACAGACGGCCGCACTCTCTACATCTCCAATCTCATTCCAGACGGACCCAGCAACGTCAAACACACCGCGGCCAAAATCAGCGTGATCGATACGGCCACCGCCAAGGTGACCAAGCACATCGAACTCCCTAACGGAAGTAATGCACTACGCAGTATCAAACTTACCCCCGACGGCTCACAACTCTTTGTCACACACACTCTCGCCCGCTTCCTCGTGCCCACCACCCAGCTTGACCGTGGCTGGGTCAATACCAGCGCACTCACCATCATCGATACAAAATCAGCAAGTATTTACGCCACCGTTTTACTGGATGATATTAGCCAGGGTGCACCGGGCTCCTGGGGGGTTGATTTCTCTGCCGATCATCAATACATCTACGTCGCCCACTCCGGAACCCACGAGCTCAGTGTGATAGACGCTGTCGCTTTAACCCGGAAAATCGCAGCCAAGACAGACCGGAGCGAACTCGATTACGATCTCTCCATCATGTCGGATATCCGTAAACGGATTCCCCTGAAAGGCAACGGACCACGCCCCATCCTGGCCCACCAGTCGGGAGTTTTTGTCGCGCAGTACTATTCCGATGACCTCGTCCATATCGACCTCACCAGCGGACCGGACGCCTACCATTCTCGCAGCGTTAAACTGACCCCTGACATGAAGATATCAGAAGCCCGTGAAGGCGAAATGCTCTTTAACGATGCTTCTCATTGCTTCCAACAATGGCAATCCTGTAATACCTGCCACCCGGATGCCGCGCGGGTAGACGGCCTGAACTGGGATCTTCTCAATGATGGTATTGGCAACCCGAAGAATGTCAAAAGCCTGCTCTTCTCACACTTCACCCCACCCACCACCATCACCGGATGTCGTGACAACGCGGAGATGTCAGTGCGGGCCGGTGTCACCCATATCCAGTTCGCCCAACTCCCGGAGGCCCAGCTCAAGGCGATGGACACTTACCTGATGATGTTAAAACCCGAGCCCAGCCCTTATCTGGTCGACGGCAAACTCAGTGAAGCAGCCCAACGCGGTAAAAAACTCTATGAATCCGGCTCCAAAGGCTCCTGTTCAAGCTGTCATAACGGTCCGTATCTAACCGACATGAAAATGCACAACATGTTTAACGCCGGTCCGGCCGACAGGACATCCACCTGGGACACCCCCACTTTGCGCGAAGTCTGGAGAACGGCGCCCTATCTGCACGATGGTCGGTCCAAGACGATCATGGATGTGCTCACAAAAGAGAACCACACCGGCGTCGCCGACCGGCTCACGCCACAGGAACTCGAAGACCTGGCGGAATACGTGCTCAGCCTGTAG
- a CDS encoding sulfite exporter TauE/SafE family protein: MLEFYIALGSAFWLGVLTSISPCPLATNIAAISFVGRRVAKPGSVFAAGLLYTVGRMLVYTVLGVILVSSMLSAPVVALALQKYMNIVLGPLLIVVGMIMLQLITFNSGGSGVSQRLQNKVESMGVWGAFLLGVIFALSFCPLSAALFFASLLPLAIQQQSSILMPAVYGIATGLPVLLFAVILASGANRLGKAYNKIVVFEKIARNITGVLFIGVGIYYSLAYIFGVSFW, encoded by the coding sequence GTGCTCGAGTTCTACATCGCACTGGGTTCGGCATTCTGGCTGGGCGTGCTGACCTCGATCAGTCCCTGTCCGCTGGCCACGAACATTGCCGCGATTTCATTTGTCGGCAGACGTGTAGCCAAACCCGGCAGCGTCTTTGCCGCCGGATTGCTCTACACCGTCGGACGCATGTTGGTATACACCGTGCTGGGGGTGATCCTTGTCTCCAGTATGCTCTCCGCTCCAGTGGTGGCATTGGCGTTGCAGAAATACATGAATATCGTGCTCGGACCACTGCTGATTGTCGTGGGCATGATTATGCTGCAGCTGATCACGTTCAACAGCGGCGGTTCGGGCGTGAGCCAGCGGTTGCAGAACAAAGTGGAGTCGATGGGGGTGTGGGGTGCGTTTTTACTGGGGGTGATATTTGCGCTGTCGTTTTGTCCCTTGTCCGCCGCCCTGTTTTTCGCGTCGTTGCTCCCGCTGGCGATACAACAGCAGTCGAGCATACTGATGCCTGCCGTGTATGGCATAGCAACAGGCCTGCCGGTGTTGTTGTTCGCAGTGATTCTCGCATCGGGTGCCAACCGGCTTGGCAAAGCGTATAACAAAATCGTCGTATTCGAGAAAATCGCCCGCAACATAACAGGCGTGCTCTTTATCGGGGTAGGCATCTACTACAGCCTCGCGTACATCTTCGGGGTAAGCTTTTGGTAG